CCGTGACAATCACAGCGTTTCCTGGTCCCAGTCCACCCCGGACGTGGTTGTGGTGCCGCCCGTGGTGCAGGCAACGGGTAAATGATAGCAGGCCTTTAGTCTTTAACAGGTAAATATGATGAAAGTAGCACTGGACATAGGGCATTGCTCCACGGGCGACCAGGGCGCAGTGAGCCACGACGGCCTGGCAGAGCATCCTTTTTGGGCGCAGTACACGCCGGCAATCGTCCGAGAACTGGAAAAGCTGGGGCACCAGGTGCGCGTCTTCCGCCGCGAGGATTACAGCCGCAGCATCAAGAATGAATGCGTAGCCATCAACGCCTGGGGAGCCGATGTAGCCGTGAGCCTGCATCTCAACTCCGCCGACAGCCCAGCCTGTAAGGGGGGGCATGAAGTGGTGCACTACGACGGCAGCAAGAAAGGCATTGCCCTGGCCAAAG
The genomic region above belongs to Akkermansia massiliensis and contains:
- a CDS encoding N-acetylmuramoyl-L-alanine amidase, which produces MMKVALDIGHCSTGDQGAVSHDGLAEHPFWAQYTPAIVRELEKLGHQVRVFRREDYSRSIKNECVAINAWGADVAVSLHLNSADSPACKGGHEVVHYDGSKKGIALAKAIDAQFDLIAELADRNIRTPYANRGDVFLQGTVCPAVIVEGAFLSVDSDVEFLHEKGEVLAQAVAHGIHAYAVQCGA